A window from Electrophorus electricus isolate fEleEle1 chromosome 7, fEleEle1.pri, whole genome shotgun sequence encodes these proteins:
- the avpr1ab gene encoding arginine vasopressin receptor 1Ab isoform X1: MGASGNHSVATNSSGDPFGRNEEVAKLEIIVLSVTFLVAVVGNLSVLMAMYNTKKSSRMNLFIKHLSLADLVVAFFQVLPQLCWEITFRFYGPDFLCRVIKHLQVLGMFASTYMTVMMTVDRYIAICHPLKTLQQPTERAYIMIVSTWLCSVLLSTPQYFIFSLSEIQNGSNVYDCWGHFIEPWGVRTYITWITVGIFLIPVVVLMVCYGFICRSIWKNIKYKTKKGTPHNTAGKNDLIGKASVSSVTTISRAKLRTVKMTFVIVLAYIVCWAPFFIVQMWSVWDKNFSWDDSENTAVTLSALLASLNSCCNPWIYMLFSGHLLHDFLHCLLCCHRLRDTIRKDSDSSIRRPTLLTKLPTTRTPANDSWKDPCNSRKSSQSVVRDCSKRSSKSSQLTPLNCPTRWSHPT, encoded by the exons ATGGGCGCTTCAGGTAATCACAGTGTGGCGACCAACAGCAGCGGGGACCCGTTCGGCCGAAACGAAGAGGTGGCGAAGCTCGAGATCATAGTGCTGAGCGTAACGTTTCTCGTAGCGGTGGTGGGCAACCTCAGCGTGCTGATGGCCATGTACAACACCAAGAAGAGCTCACGCATGAACCTGTTCATCAAGCACCTGAGTCTCGCGGACCTCGTAGTTGCGTTCTTCCAGGTGCTGCCGCAGCTTTGCTGGGAGATCACCTTCCGATTTTACGGGCCAGATTTTCTCTGCCGGGTCATTAAGCACTTGCAAGTTCTTGGCATGTTCGCCTCCACTTACATGACGGTGATGATGACTGTGGACCGCTACATCGCCATATGTCACCCGCTCAAGACCCTACAGCAGCCGACGGAGCGCGCCTACATTATGATCGTGTCCACTTGGCTGTGCAGCGTGTTGCTCAGCACGCCACAGTATTTCATCTTCTCTCTCAGCGAGATCCAGAACGGCTCAAACGTGTACGACTGCTGGGGGCACTTCATCGAGCCGTGGGGCGTGCGCACGTACATCACCTGGATAACGGTTGGCATCTTCTTGATCCCGGTCGTTGTTCTCATGGTATGTTATGGATTCATCTGTCGCAGCATCTGGAAGAATATCAAGTACAAGACCAAGAAAGGCACGCCGCACAACACCGCCGGCAAAAATGATCTGATAGGGAAGGCGTCGGTCAGTAGCGTTACCACCATTTCCCGGGCAAAGCTTCGAACTGTCAAAATGACCTTCGTTATCGTGCTGGCGTACATCGTATGTTGGGCTCCGTTCTTCATCGTGCAAATGTGGTCTGTATGGGACAAGAACTTCTCTTGGGATG ATTCCGAGAACACAGCAGTGACGCTGTCCGCGTTGCTTGCGAGCCTGAACAGCTGCTGCAACCCTTGGATCTACATGCTGTTTAGCGGTCACCTGCTCCACGACTTCTTACACTGCTTGCTGTGTTGCCACAGGCTTCGCGACACCATCCGAAAGGACTCGGACAGTAGCATCAGGAGGCCCACCTTACTGACCAAGCTGCCCACCACCCGGACGCCCGCTAACGACTCCTGGAAGGACCCGTGCAACTCCCGCAAGTCTAGTCAGTCTGTAGTGAGGGACTGTTCCAAAAGATCCAGCAAGTCTAGCCAACTCACGCCGCTCAACTGTCCGACCAGATGGAGTCATCCTACCTAG
- the avpr1ab gene encoding arginine vasopressin receptor 1Ab isoform X2, whose amino-acid sequence MGASGNHSVATNSSGDPFGRNEEVAKLEIIVLSVTFLVAVVGNLSVLMAMYNTKKSSRMNLFIKHLSLADLVVAFFQVLPQLCWEITFRFYGPDFLCRVIKHLQVLGMFASTYMTVMMTVDRYIAICHPLKTLQQPTERAYIMIVSTWLCSVLLSTPQYFIFSLSEIQNGSNVYDCWGHFIEPWGVRTYITWITVGIFLIPVVVLMVCYGFICRSIWKNIKYKTKKGTPHNTAGKNDLIGKASVSSVTTISRAKLRTVKMTFVIVLAYIVCWAPFFIVQMWSVWDKNFSWDGFATPSERTRTVASGGPPY is encoded by the exons ATGGGCGCTTCAGGTAATCACAGTGTGGCGACCAACAGCAGCGGGGACCCGTTCGGCCGAAACGAAGAGGTGGCGAAGCTCGAGATCATAGTGCTGAGCGTAACGTTTCTCGTAGCGGTGGTGGGCAACCTCAGCGTGCTGATGGCCATGTACAACACCAAGAAGAGCTCACGCATGAACCTGTTCATCAAGCACCTGAGTCTCGCGGACCTCGTAGTTGCGTTCTTCCAGGTGCTGCCGCAGCTTTGCTGGGAGATCACCTTCCGATTTTACGGGCCAGATTTTCTCTGCCGGGTCATTAAGCACTTGCAAGTTCTTGGCATGTTCGCCTCCACTTACATGACGGTGATGATGACTGTGGACCGCTACATCGCCATATGTCACCCGCTCAAGACCCTACAGCAGCCGACGGAGCGCGCCTACATTATGATCGTGTCCACTTGGCTGTGCAGCGTGTTGCTCAGCACGCCACAGTATTTCATCTTCTCTCTCAGCGAGATCCAGAACGGCTCAAACGTGTACGACTGCTGGGGGCACTTCATCGAGCCGTGGGGCGTGCGCACGTACATCACCTGGATAACGGTTGGCATCTTCTTGATCCCGGTCGTTGTTCTCATGGTATGTTATGGATTCATCTGTCGCAGCATCTGGAAGAATATCAAGTACAAGACCAAGAAAGGCACGCCGCACAACACCGCCGGCAAAAATGATCTGATAGGGAAGGCGTCGGTCAGTAGCGTTACCACCATTTCCCGGGCAAAGCTTCGAACTGTCAAAATGACCTTCGTTATCGTGCTGGCGTACATCGTATGTTGGGCTCCGTTCTTCATCGTGCAAATGTGGTCTGTATGGGACAAGAACTTCTCTTGGGATG GCTTCGCGACACCATCCGAAAGGACTCGGACAGTAGCATCAGGAGGCCCACCTTACTGA